One stretch of Thalassophryne amazonica chromosome 17, fThaAma1.1, whole genome shotgun sequence DNA includes these proteins:
- the LOC117529083 gene encoding UPF0729 protein C18orf32 homolog has protein sequence MVCIPCIVIPVLLWVYKRFLEPIIYPFISPIISRFWTKKAVQETGSDGQKVTEKCNGTCKPESNGLVTTDGSSTAADKKTD, from the exons ATGGTGTGCATTCCGTGCATTGTCATTCCTGTCCTGCTGTGGGTCTACAAGAGATTCCTGGAGCCTATCATCTATCCTTTCATTTCACCAATAATCAGTCGGTTTTGGACCAAGAAAGCTGTCCAAGAGACGGGCAGTGATGGCCAAAAGGTTACTGAAAAGTGTAATGGAACATGTAAG CCTGAAAGCAATGGTCTGGTCACCACAGATGGATCTTCTACAGCAGCAGATAAGAAGACTGACTGA